A genomic segment from Vidua macroura isolate BioBank_ID:100142 chromosome Z, ASM2450914v1, whole genome shotgun sequence encodes:
- the LOC128822414 gene encoding serine/threonine-protein kinase PAK 3-like, whose amino-acid sequence MVQEKKTQWGEDEHLNKELQVAIKKINLQELRKKELRVNELMVMKPNMNPNLVNYLDSYLVDGQLWLVMEYMDGGTLSDVISETHLSEDEMAAISRECLQGLDFLHSNHVIHRDVKSSNILLRTDGSVKLADSGLFAQLTPEQSRRSSVASISGWMAPEVVTGQPCGPKVDIWSFGIMGIEMVEREVPYWNETPVSPQLLIDIRGTPKLQQPNRFSPCLRDFLSCCLLRNEAQRWSAKELLQHPFVTLAEPASCLVPLIVSVKKRKETRM is encoded by the exons atggtgcaggaaaagaagacacAGTGGGGGGAGGACGAACActtgaacaaggagctgcaa gtggccataaagaaaataaatctccaagaactgaggaagaaggaactaaGAGTCAATGAACTCATGGTCATGAAGCCAAATATGAATCCCAATCTGGTCAACTATTTAGACAG ctaccttgtggatgggcagctctggctggtcatggagtacatggacggaggcactctgagcgatgtcatcagcgagacccacctgtctgaagacgagatggcagccatcagtcgggag tgcctgcaaggcctggattttcttcactcgaACCATGTGATCCACcgagatgtgaagagcagcaacatccttctcagaaccgacggctctgtcaagctgg ctgactctggccTCTTTGCTCAActcacccctgagcagagtcgacggagctcagtggccagcatttctgggtggatggcgcctgaagtggtgacaggtcaaccatgtggccccaaagtggacatatggTCTTTTGGAATCATGGGCATCGAAATGGTGGAACGAGAAGTTCCTTACTggaatgaaactcctgtttcg cctcaacTCCTGATAGACATACGAGGgacaccaaagctgcagcagcccaatCGATTCTCGCCTTGCCTGCGtgacttcctgagctgctgcctgctgagaaaCGAGGCACAGCGCTGGTCagccaaggagctcctgcag catccatttgtaacaCTTGCTGAGCCTGCGtcctgcctggtgccactgattgtttcagtgaagaagaggaaggagacaagaatGTGA